In a single window of the Candidatus Neomarinimicrobiota bacterium genome:
- a CDS encoding F0F1 ATP synthase subunit alpha, translating into MSSGFDTEKITALLREQLDAFKVEMDVAEVGEVIMVGDGVARVHGLDNVMSAELVEFPNDVYGMALNLEEDDVGLVLFGESHLVKEGDLARRTGRVVETRVGMSMLGRVVNPLGQPIDGRGDIKVETSAPIERKAPGVIDRQPVREPLQTGLKAIDSMTPIGRGQRELIIGDRQTGKTAIALDTIINQKSTHDGDAPVYCIYVAVGQKASTVATAVAELEQAGALAYTVVVVASASEAAPMQFIAPYAGATIGEYFRDQGMHALVVYDDLSKHAVAYRQMSLLLRRPPGREAYPGDIFYLHSRLLERAAKLNDQGGGGSLTALPIIETQAGDVSAYIPTNVISITDGQIFLETGLFNSGIRPAINPGISVSRVGGNAQIKAMRKVAGSLRLELAQFRELEAFARFGSDLDKSTLQRITRGERLRETLKQKQWSPLPVEDQVTIIYAATKGYLDELPLNRVQEFESDFLEYLHSNAGELLAAIRHSGELSPDSEQTLSSLTDDFLKTFIA; encoded by the coding sequence ATGTCCTCAGGATTTGACACTGAAAAAATAACGGCCTTGCTGCGGGAACAGCTCGACGCGTTCAAAGTCGAGATGGACGTGGCCGAAGTCGGTGAGGTCATCATGGTGGGTGATGGCGTCGCCCGAGTCCACGGTCTGGATAACGTGATGTCTGCAGAGCTGGTTGAGTTTCCCAATGATGTTTATGGCATGGCCCTGAATCTGGAAGAGGACGACGTCGGTCTCGTGCTGTTTGGCGAGAGCCACTTGGTCAAGGAAGGGGACCTGGCCCGCCGCACTGGACGGGTGGTGGAGACCAGGGTGGGAATGAGCATGTTGGGCCGGGTCGTAAACCCGCTAGGTCAACCCATCGATGGACGAGGCGACATCAAGGTCGAGACCAGCGCTCCCATTGAACGCAAGGCTCCCGGTGTCATCGACCGCCAGCCCGTGCGCGAGCCGCTCCAGACCGGCCTTAAGGCCATCGACAGCATGACCCCCATTGGCCGGGGGCAACGAGAGCTGATTATTGGCGACCGCCAAACGGGCAAGACGGCCATCGCCCTGGACACCATCATCAACCAGAAGTCTACGCACGACGGCGACGCGCCGGTCTATTGCATTTACGTGGCGGTGGGGCAGAAGGCATCCACCGTGGCCACAGCAGTGGCCGAGCTCGAACAGGCCGGCGCCCTAGCCTACACGGTGGTGGTGGTGGCCAGCGCGTCGGAGGCGGCCCCCATGCAGTTCATCGCACCCTATGCCGGAGCCACCATCGGCGAATACTTTCGGGACCAGGGTATGCACGCCCTGGTGGTGTACGATGACCTCAGCAAGCACGCCGTGGCCTACCGCCAGATGTCGCTTCTCCTCCGGCGCCCCCCGGGGCGGGAGGCCTATCCGGGGGATATCTTTTACCTCCACAGTCGGCTGCTGGAGCGCGCCGCCAAGCTCAATGACCAGGGTGGCGGTGGGTCGCTCACGGCGCTGCCCATCATTGAGACCCAGGCCGGCGACGTGTCGGCCTACATCCCCACCAATGTCATTTCAATCACCGACGGGCAGATATTCCTGGAAACAGGACTGTTCAACTCCGGTATCAGGCCGGCGATTAATCCCGGTATTTCGGTTTCCCGCGTGGGCGGCAACGCACAGATCAAAGCCATGCGCAAGGTGGCTGGTTCGCTGCGGCTGGAGCTGGCCCAGTTCCGGGAGTTGGAGGCCTTCGCCCGCTTTGGCTCCGACCTGGACAAGTCCACTCTGCAGCGGATTACGCGCGGGGAGCGGCTCCGTGAAACTTTAAAGCAGAAGCAGTGGAGTCCCCTGCCAGTGGAGGATCAGGTGACCATCATATATGCGGCCACCAAGGGCTATCTCGACGAACTGCCCCTGAACCGGGTGCAGGAATTTGAGTCCGACTTCCTCGAATATCTGCACAGCAACGCGGGCGAGTTACTGGCAGCCATTCGCCATAGCGGAGAGCTAAGTCCGGATAGCGAACAGACCCTGAGCAGCCTCACGGACGACTTTCTGAAAACATTTATCGCATGA
- the atpH gene encoding ATP synthase F1 subunit delta, whose product MAGNSEARRFAKAAYRLAAQQGVPDSFVERFRALASMFRQNRAFRHVIVTHRIPVKEKMAVLRSALAEGLSAMEFGVLHLLLERKLGIQLPHISKALLRMAQRQGLLIDLHVTTPREQTSKELAGLRERIGGETGRSLRVSSEIDPSLVGGIKLRLGNLLVDGSLARRLALLRRQLV is encoded by the coding sequence ATGGCGGGTAACTCCGAGGCACGCCGTTTCGCCAAGGCCGCCTACAGGCTTGCCGCGCAACAGGGCGTGCCGGATAGCTTTGTAGAACGGTTCCGGGCGCTGGCCTCTATGTTTCGACAAAACAGGGCCTTTCGTCATGTTATTGTCACCCATAGGATTCCAGTGAAGGAGAAGATGGCCGTACTGCGCAGCGCCCTGGCCGAAGGTTTGAGCGCTATGGAATTCGGGGTGCTACACCTTCTGCTGGAGCGGAAGCTGGGCATCCAACTCCCTCATATCAGCAAGGCACTGCTGCGGATGGCGCAGCGGCAGGGTCTCCTTATTGATCTGCATGTGACCACCCCACGGGAGCAGACTTCGAAAGAGTTGGCGGGGCTGAGGGAGCGCATCGGCGGGGAGACAGGTCGGTCCCTGCGGGTTTCGTCAGAAATAGATCCCAGCTTAGTGGGAGGCATCAAGCTGCGGTTGGGAAATCTGTTGGTGGATGGTTCCCTGGCAAGACGGCTGGCGCTCTTGCGTCGGCAGCTCGTCTAG
- the atpF gene encoding F0F1 ATP synthase subunit B, producing the protein MEQLVRFDPGLIIWTWLTFFIVLAILARKAWGPMITALEKRENRIRDSLSEADRVRRESEELTAKMQDELKKSRLAAKQIMARAREAGERVRLELEEAARGKAAEFMARAKDQLEAERERTLREIRSNVVDLSISMAGKVIERNLSTEDNRRLVEESLRQLGQA; encoded by the coding sequence ATGGAACAGCTTGTTCGGTTTGATCCGGGTCTCATTATTTGGACGTGGCTTACTTTTTTCATCGTGCTGGCCATACTAGCGCGAAAAGCCTGGGGGCCTATGATAACTGCCCTCGAAAAGCGCGAAAACCGTATCCGCGATTCCCTGTCTGAGGCGGACAGGGTTCGGCGGGAATCCGAGGAATTGACAGCCAAGATGCAGGATGAACTCAAAAAGAGCCGGTTGGCGGCCAAGCAGATCATGGCCCGTGCCCGTGAGGCCGGTGAAAGGGTCCGGCTGGAGCTGGAAGAGGCGGCCCGTGGGAAGGCCGCTGAATTTATGGCGCGGGCGAAGGACCAGCTTGAAGCTGAGCGCGAGCGGACGCTGAGAGAAATCAGATCCAACGTGGTCGACTTGTCAATATCCATGGCTGGCAAGGTGATCGAGCGCAATCTCTCCACGGAAGACAACCGCAGGCTGGTGGAAGAGAGTCTCCGCCAGCTGGGACAGGCCTGA
- a CDS encoding ATP synthase F0 subunit C: MVTSAFGAEEAGGGSKSLALLGASIGAGLVVIGAGLGFGRFTAAAAESTARQPSAAADIRTAVNLPLFLLEGVAIIAEVVLLLVVLL, encoded by the coding sequence ATGGTGACATCAGCCTTCGGTGCGGAAGAAGCCGGCGGCGGCTCCAAGAGTCTTGCGCTCCTGGGGGCGTCCATTGGCGCAGGCCTGGTGGTGATCGGCGCGGGTCTGGGATTTGGCCGGTTTACGGCTGCTGCCGCCGAAAGCACCGCCCGACAGCCTTCTGCCGCGGCCGACATCCGCACGGCCGTCAATTTGCCCCTGTTCCTGTTGGAGGGGGTGGCCATCATCGCGGAAGTCGTGCTGCTATTGGTGGTTTTACTGTAG
- the atpB gene encoding F0F1 ATP synthase subunit A, with the protein MHHVSNSEVLVPLTVFDFDMSITKHVIMLWITGALVISAFLLGTRRYRREEQPIPTGFSNVLELAVDFVHNQIVMPNIGRQYARFWSPLLLAFFTIILTANIVGLIPFFDLIPGGSTATANPVVTASLAMITFVAIIVAGTMAHGFVGHWKNLVPHGLAWPVLIILIPIELLSMLVRPFALTMRLAANMTAGHIAMLSILAPIFIMTNPWIGIGSVALNVGINFLELIVAGVQAYVFTLLSAVFIGSAINPDH; encoded by the coding sequence ATGCACCACGTCTCCAACAGCGAGGTGTTGGTGCCGCTAACAGTTTTCGACTTTGACATGTCCATCACCAAGCACGTCATCATGCTCTGGATAACCGGGGCGTTGGTTATCTCTGCATTTCTGCTTGGCACCCGGCGCTATCGCCGGGAGGAACAGCCGATCCCCACGGGCTTCAGCAATGTTCTGGAGCTGGCGGTGGATTTTGTCCACAACCAAATCGTGATGCCCAACATCGGCCGCCAGTATGCTCGCTTCTGGTCCCCGCTGCTGCTGGCATTTTTCACCATTATCCTGACGGCCAACATCGTGGGGCTCATTCCCTTTTTCGACCTGATTCCCGGCGGCAGCACGGCAACAGCCAACCCTGTGGTGACGGCCTCGCTGGCAATGATTACTTTTGTCGCCATCATCGTCGCAGGCACTATGGCGCATGGATTTGTGGGACACTGGAAGAATCTGGTACCCCACGGGTTGGCTTGGCCCGTCCTGATTATTCTTATCCCCATCGAACTCCTCAGCATGCTGGTGCGTCCCTTCGCACTCACCATGAGACTGGCCGCCAACATGACAGCCGGACATATTGCCATGCTTTCTATCCTGGCCCCCATATTTATCATGACCAATCCCTGGATTGGTATTGGCTCGGTGGCCCTGAACGTGGGCATCAATTTCCTGGAACTCATCGTCGCGGGGGTCCAGGCCTACGTATTCACCCTATTGTCGGCGGTGTTTATCGGCTCCGCCATCAATCCGGATCATTGA
- a CDS encoding AtpZ/AtpI family protein — protein MDPALIRIIRTPRPHFPVMSPGPDPSRRLLNAATNMTGAVLGLGLGGFFLDRRFESGPYLLGLGLLMGVIVGLYGIWKVMFPPGRDQ, from the coding sequence ATGGACCCCGCACTCATACGAATCATTCGCACACCCCGGCCCCATTTTCCAGTCATGTCCCCAGGCCCCGATCCATCCCGGCGACTCTTAAACGCAGCCACCAACATGACCGGTGCCGTGCTGGGGTTGGGGCTGGGTGGCTTCTTCCTTGATCGTAGGTTTGAGTCCGGGCCTTACCTCTTGGGGCTCGGGCTGCTGATGGGCGTGATTGTGGGCCTGTACGGCATTTGGAAAGTCATGTTTCCTCCTGGCAGAGACCAGTGA
- a CDS encoding polymer-forming cytoskeletal protein has product MARDDNSQTNTIVGPNTVVQGNLDIKGSVLIYGTVLGDIHSNGQVRSAKDSLIKGAVTAKEAVIDGELEGSLTTEGRCTLGSSAKLVGDLRASLLVIEEGAQFTGKCKMEGTKIKAAPSAKDGIMANGDQIPADEKGHTQASD; this is encoded by the coding sequence ATGGCTAGGGACGACAACTCGCAGACCAATACCATTGTTGGCCCCAACACGGTGGTCCAGGGAAATCTGGACATCAAGGGCTCTGTGCTAATTTATGGAACTGTTCTGGGGGACATACACTCCAACGGCCAGGTACGCTCAGCGAAAGACTCGCTGATCAAGGGAGCCGTCACTGCTAAGGAGGCGGTGATTGATGGCGAGCTGGAGGGGAGTCTGACAACCGAAGGCCGATGCACCTTGGGCAGTTCGGCCAAACTGGTGGGCGACCTGCGCGCTTCACTGCTGGTGATTGAAGAAGGGGCCCAATTCACCGGGAAATGCAAAATGGAGGGGACCAAGATTAAGGCTGCACCCTCGGCCAAGGATGGTATCATGGCCAACGGCGACCAAATTCCTGCGGATGAGAAGGGTCACACCCAGGCGTCAGACTAG
- a CDS encoding M23 family metallopeptidase — translation MNKLWNRNYQLILMSEGGGWTRSYWLRFGQFVVAMSLAVLAALALLAGWVVLLPRLADYDEIQRENRLLASYREKVRYALLSSSRFNSGGVDLIQELELAIDLDEDGQPGLLDRREGGIFLDNIYINFLENIPTYPPVNGYVTRGLLLHELDLQVNHEGVDIAASAGDMVSASAAGLVVLSRWTEDLGYMIILSHGHGYFTLYGHNRTNLVSPRQWVERGQPIGLVGDTGISQGPHLHFEIWKDGRAIDPRLFIDLYRQQDVSVETHG, via the coding sequence TTGAATAAGCTGTGGAATCGCAACTACCAGCTCATCCTCATGTCCGAGGGGGGTGGTTGGACCCGCAGCTACTGGTTGAGATTCGGCCAGTTTGTTGTCGCCATGAGCCTGGCTGTCTTGGCTGCCTTGGCGCTGCTAGCGGGATGGGTGGTCTTGCTCCCCCGCCTCGCCGACTACGACGAGATCCAGAGGGAAAACCGTCTGTTGGCCAGTTACAGGGAGAAGGTGCGCTATGCTCTTCTGAGTAGCAGCCGGTTCAACTCTGGAGGCGTAGACTTGATTCAGGAGCTGGAGCTGGCCATCGATCTGGATGAGGATGGTCAGCCCGGACTGTTGGATCGCCGCGAGGGGGGCATATTTCTCGACAATATTTACATCAACTTTCTCGAGAACATCCCCACTTACCCGCCCGTCAATGGATATGTTACCCGGGGACTATTGCTGCATGAGCTGGACCTGCAGGTCAATCACGAAGGCGTGGACATCGCCGCCTCCGCTGGTGATATGGTGTCAGCCTCAGCGGCGGGGCTGGTGGTTCTTTCACGGTGGACCGAAGATCTGGGCTACATGATCATACTCAGCCACGGACACGGCTATTTCACCCTTTACGGCCATAACCGAACCAACTTGGTGTCGCCGCGGCAATGGGTGGAGCGCGGGCAGCCCATTGGTCTGGTGGGGGACACAGGCATCAGCCAGGGGCCCCACCTGCATTTCGAGATTTGGAAGGATGGGCGCGCCATTGATCCCCGGTTATTCATTGATCTTTACAGACAACAGGACGTATCGGTAGAAACGCATGGCTAG
- a CDS encoding ParB/RepB/Spo0J family partition protein, producing MVEKQRLGKGLGALIPLPEVAVSEGGQPHLSVDVIDPNPMQPRKDFGDEEMADLIQSVQANGIIQPLTVREAGASRYQLVAGERRLRAAKALQLEKVPVYILSVDSDVDMMEYALVENIQREDLNPVEQAEAFALLHGKYDLTQKMIAEQVGMSRPAVANTLRLLQLPPEIKGSLRKDEITMGHARALLGLPQPALMQKLWKKIVAQGLSVRQTEAAVQAIAGASARNADQPGSGPARRQLPKPAFVNRVEVELLSRLNTKVRVKPRDNEAGTIEISYYSQEDLDRVLKIILGDPGAS from the coding sequence ATGGTTGAGAAGCAACGCCTGGGCAAGGGGCTGGGGGCCCTCATTCCTCTGCCTGAGGTGGCGGTGTCGGAGGGCGGTCAACCGCATCTCTCAGTTGACGTTATCGACCCTAACCCAATGCAGCCCCGAAAGGATTTTGGCGACGAAGAGATGGCCGACCTTATTCAGTCAGTTCAGGCCAACGGTATCATACAGCCGCTAACAGTCAGGGAGGCTGGTGCTAGCCGGTATCAACTTGTGGCCGGGGAACGACGACTGCGAGCGGCAAAAGCTCTGCAGTTGGAAAAAGTGCCGGTCTATATTCTAAGCGTCGATTCGGACGTGGACATGATGGAATACGCCTTGGTGGAAAATATTCAGCGGGAAGACCTGAACCCCGTGGAGCAGGCCGAGGCATTTGCACTGCTGCATGGTAAGTACGACCTTACCCAGAAGATGATTGCCGAACAGGTCGGCATGAGCCGCCCAGCGGTAGCCAACACACTGCGCCTGTTGCAGCTGCCCCCTGAGATCAAAGGGAGCCTGAGGAAAGATGAGATCACCATGGGTCACGCGCGGGCCCTGTTGGGGTTGCCACAGCCGGCGCTCATGCAAAAACTGTGGAAAAAGATTGTCGCCCAGGGACTGAGTGTACGGCAGACGGAGGCGGCGGTACAGGCGATTGCGGGAGCCTCTGCGAGAAATGCTGACCAGCCCGGCAGTGGTCCTGCGAGGAGGCAGCTGCCTAAGCCGGCCTTTGTGAACAGGGTTGAGGTGGAGCTGCTCAGCCGGCTGAACACCAAGGTACGGGTCAAGCCGCGGGACAACGAAGCCGGAACGATTGAGATTTCCTACTACTCCCAAGAGGACCTTGATCGAGTCCTGAAAATCATCCTTGGCGATCCGGGGGCGAGTTGA
- a CDS encoding ParA family protein, translating to MTDEGVNGYPVASAPKIITIANQKGGVGKTTTAVNLAAGLAASEIPTLLIDLDPQANATSGVGVEIGASKHSVYDILTKNTSVDEAIIGTQLKHLDLIPSTHQLVGAEVELVGMLAREYLLRKAMAQVTNNYKFVFIDCPPSLGLLTINGLTAADSVLIPIQCEYYALEGLSQLLNTIRLIQRQLNKDLEIEGVLITMYDGRLNLSRQVADEVRAYFGEKVYETTIMRNVRLSESPSYGKPIILYDASSVGSENYMALASEVLRANG from the coding sequence ATGACGGACGAAGGCGTAAACGGATACCCTGTGGCCTCAGCCCCCAAAATCATCACGATTGCCAATCAAAAGGGCGGTGTCGGTAAAACGACCACGGCGGTGAACCTGGCGGCGGGGCTGGCTGCCAGCGAGATTCCTACCCTGCTTATCGATTTGGATCCCCAGGCCAACGCGACCAGTGGAGTTGGAGTTGAAATAGGTGCCAGCAAACACTCGGTGTATGATATCCTCACAAAGAATACCAGTGTTGACGAGGCCATCATCGGGACGCAGCTAAAGCACCTGGACCTGATCCCCTCCACACACCAGCTGGTGGGCGCCGAGGTAGAGCTGGTGGGAATGCTGGCCAGAGAGTACCTCCTGCGCAAGGCCATGGCCCAGGTGACCAACAACTACAAATTTGTGTTCATTGACTGCCCACCTTCACTGGGGCTGCTCACCATCAACGGATTAACTGCCGCTGATTCAGTTCTCATCCCCATCCAGTGTGAATATTACGCCTTGGAGGGCCTTTCCCAGCTGCTCAACACGATCAGGCTCATCCAGCGGCAACTGAACAAGGACCTGGAAATCGAGGGCGTGCTCATCACCATGTACGACGGCCGGTTGAATCTTTCCCGGCAAGTCGCCGACGAAGTGCGGGCCTATTTCGGCGAGAAAGTTTATGAGACCACGATCATGCGTAATGTGCGCCTGAGCGAGTCCCCCAGCTATGGGAAGCCTATTATACTCTATGATGCCTCCTCGGTTGGCTCGGAAAACTACATGGCACTGGCAAGCGAGGTGTTGAGAGCCAATGGTTGA
- a CDS encoding NAD-dependent epimerase/dehydratase family protein — translation MRRQAILITGSNGEIGHGLIAALHERGDAHLIGLDLEAADPAIKTSLWEAISGNILDRTILDRLNSQYAFTDIYHLAALLSTRAEFSPTTAHQVNVNGTLNLLSMAVEQARSQARPVRFFFPSSIAVYGFASLAEKDQAGALVEPQYLAPQTMYGCNKLYCELLGAYFARHYQRLAADAGSIRLDFRAIRFPGLISALTAPSGGTSDYAPEMLHAAAKGQPYDCFVREDTRMPFMTMPDAIRAIGMLMDVPRKALTQLVYHIKAFNPSAGEFRQRVLDAFPAARIGFKVDEKRQSMVDSWPADVDDAAARRDWGWLPEHDLEAAFADYLLPDVRSRYDS, via the coding sequence ATGCGCCGACAGGCCATACTCATCACAGGTTCTAACGGCGAGATCGGTCATGGGCTGATCGCAGCGCTGCATGAGCGGGGCGACGCCCACCTGATCGGTCTGGACCTGGAGGCGGCGGACCCAGCCATCAAGACATCCCTCTGGGAGGCGATCTCCGGCAATATTCTGGACCGCACCATACTGGACCGCCTCAACAGCCAGTACGCCTTCACCGATATTTATCACCTGGCGGCCTTGCTCAGCACGCGGGCCGAATTTTCCCCCACCACCGCTCACCAGGTGAATGTTAATGGCACCCTGAACCTGCTGTCCATGGCCGTGGAGCAGGCACGCAGCCAGGCACGTCCCGTGCGGTTCTTCTTTCCCAGTTCCATCGCCGTCTACGGGTTCGCCAGTCTGGCGGAAAAGGACCAGGCCGGTGCGTTGGTCGAGCCGCAATACCTGGCCCCCCAAACCATGTACGGGTGCAACAAACTGTACTGCGAGCTGCTGGGGGCCTACTTCGCCCGGCACTACCAGCGCCTGGCCGCAGATGCAGGCAGTATACGGCTGGACTTCAGGGCCATCCGTTTCCCGGGATTGATCAGCGCGCTGACCGCCCCCTCCGGCGGCACGTCCGACTACGCTCCAGAGATGCTCCATGCAGCCGCAAAGGGCCAGCCCTACGACTGCTTTGTGCGGGAGGATACGCGCATGCCCTTTATGACCATGCCCGATGCTATCCGGGCCATCGGCATGCTCATGGATGTCCCCCGGAAAGCACTGACGCAGCTGGTCTACCATATCAAGGCTTTCAATCCCTCTGCGGGTGAATTCCGCCAGCGGGTGCTGGATGCGTTCCCTGCGGCCCGCATCGGATTTAAGGTGGACGAGAAGCGCCAGAGCATGGTGGACAGTTGGCCCGCGGATGTGGACGATGCCGCTGCCCGCAGGGACTGGGGGTGGCTGCCAGAGCACGATTTAGAGGCTGCCTTTGCCGACTATTTGCTGCCTGATGTCCGGTCGCGGTACGACAGCTAA